A region from the Aegilops tauschii subsp. strangulata cultivar AL8/78 chromosome 5, Aet v6.0, whole genome shotgun sequence genome encodes:
- the LOC109779108 gene encoding low molecular mass early light-inducible protein HV90, chloroplastic, whose translation MATVMAMSSFAGVAVLPRGSAGQRFGARSLPALGRRALVVRAQAEGPSAPPPNKPKASTSIWDALAFSGPAPERINGRLAMVGFVTALAVEAGRGDGLLSQLGSGTGQAWFAYTVAVLSVASLVPLLQGESAEGRAGAIMNANAELWNGRFAMLGLVALAATEIITGAPFINV comes from the coding sequence ATGGCGACTGTGATGGCCATGAGCTCCTTCGCCGGTGTGGCCGTCCTGCCGCGGGGCTCAGCTGGGCAGCGCTTCGGCGCCCGGTCTCTGCCGGCACTGGGCCGACGCGCACTCGTCGTCAGGGCACAGGCCGAGGGCCCGAGCGCACCACCGCCAAACAAACCCAAGGCGAGCACCTCCATCTGGGACGCGCTGGCGTTCAGCGGCCCTGCGCCGGAGCGCATCAACGGACGGCTGGCCATGGTGGGCTTCGTGACGGCGCTTGCGGTGGAGGCAGGCCGTGGCGACGGGCTCCTCTCGCAGCTCGGCAGCGGCACCGGGCAGGCGTGGTTCGCCTACACCGTGGCGGTGCTGTCCGTGGCTTCGCTGGTGCCGCTGCTCCAGGGCGAGAGCGCCGAGGGCAGAGCCGGCGCCATCATGAACGCCAACGCGGAGCTCTGGAACGGCCGCTTCGCCATGCTCGGCCTCGTCGCGCTCGCCGCCACCGAGATCATCACCGGCGCGCCTTTTATCAACGTGTAA